A stretch of DNA from Pongo pygmaeus isolate AG05252 chromosome 3, NHGRI_mPonPyg2-v2.0_pri, whole genome shotgun sequence:
AGGTCTCTCCACGGCCTGAGCCTGGACCAGTCCTGGCCTCTGTACCCACCCCCCACTCGCTGACCACTTCACTGACGTCCACATCTCCACGGGCATCTCTCTCAAGGGCTCCCCATCCCCTGCGCTGCCCAGTCCCACACCTGCTGGCTGCTGCCCACTGGACCCTCCCCGCCCCGCCAGCTGCAAGCTCCGCTAAGCTGTCTGTGGCCCACTCACTCCTCCGCACCCGTGACCACCCGCCTGGCAGGGGCACGGGGAATCCCCGTCTGGAGTCAGGGTGAGGCTGAGCAGCGTGGGCCAAGCCCCAGAACCCCTGGGCTCTGACCTTGGCCCCAAGCAGCTCAGAGACACTGAGCAGGTGACCCCGCACATCCTGTCTCGGTGAATTTCAGGCCTGAGCTTCCATGTGCTGTGTTCACGTCCTCGAGCCCCACAGGACCCTACAGGCTGCTTTGAGTTCCCTGCTCTCCCAGACGGGCCCACTGGCAGGAAAGGCTCCACACAGGTATTCCCGTCAGCCAGACCAAGTGCCCCCACCTGCCCTTCAACCCAATGTGCTTCACCTCCCTGCCAGCCCCCAAATTATTCAAACAAGCCAATCACATCCTCCTGAGGGACCCGGGGGCAGCTCGTCCTCTTGTTACCACCAAGTCTGCCTCCCACAGCCCCTGCGTGGCCACTCTGTTCCGAGCATGACCCCTGTGTGACCCTCATGGTCTCCTGTGACTGATGAGCTCACCTGCGGATCTCACCTGCCTAGTGGCAGGTGGCAGGTGTTAGGCCACCTTGCCCTATCTAGGGTGACAGAGCCTCCCTCACCAGCAAGGTGAACAGGGGGCACTCAGGACACGTGGCCCCTGGTCTGCTGAGGGCCGACAGCAGGCCTGCCTGTCACTGATCGGGACAGCTGAGCGGCCACTGTGCGGAGGAGACGCCATGGACCAGCACCCGCCCAGGACCTGGCACCGTCAGCCCTGCCCGTCCCGCAGGTTTCTGCAGAGGGCCTGGGCACAGGAGGCACTCACCACACGATGGCCAGCCTGGGGATGCTGAACATGAGGGCCGGCTCGTAGTCATCAATCATGTCCTGGGTCAGGTACCCGAAGTCCAGGGCCCTGTCCGGGGAGACGGACAGTGAGCAGCATGAGGGCTGGCCCACCACAGCCACAGGTAGGACCACAGCAGGGACGGGCAGTGAGCTCAATCTGTACCTGCAGCCACGCGTGGTGGCCACATCAAAAGGTGACACATGCCACCCCCAGTCCTCATATGTGCAAGGGGCTGGGGCTGCAGGAAAAGGCCACGCACTTCCCTGAATGCCCTAGCAGGTGACTCCAGCTTGACCTTCCCATCTGCCAGTCCCCACCTCtgccccaggaggcaggggcagggaggatGTGTGAGGACAGCTATGATGCCCAGCAAAAACAGTAAGGCAACACAGAGGATGGCTCTGCTCAGCCAGGAAACCGAAACAACTCCAGTGTCAAGAATGAACACGGAACAAAAATACTGCCCCAAACAATTCAACACTTCCCTGAGAAACCAGCTTCGTTTCTCCCCCGCCGGGGCTTGCGGAGGGCTTTTCCTGCACCTCGTGAGCAGGCCTGCTGGCATTgtgacttttcaaaataaaaggaatttcCCGTCATCTTATTTTCtgataatttgaaatatttctcaaagcataaatagtaaaaatttgctttttaaaaataacaaacatacAATGTGATATTAGTCAATTTCAAATCTTCGAAACACCATAGTACCACTCGAACAAGAGAAACATCAAGGTTATATCTTAACCCCAAAGTCCATTGAGAAAACCAGACTCCAAATTACTGTACAAAGCCTGATAAGGATATTGATAGCTTCCCCCTGCCCCCCCActcccaaaaaaagaaacacttgttCAGCAGACTTAAAACCAAGCAAAAACTCATTCCTGGactggggaggtggggagtgAGGATTGAGGAGTGAGGATGTGAGGATTGAGGAGGTGAGGAGTAAGGAGATGAGGAGTGAGAATGTGAGAAATAAGGAGCTGAGGAGTAAGGAGGTGAGGAGTAAGGAGGTGAGGAATGAtgaggtgaggagtgaggaggtgaggaggtgaggaatgaggaggtgaggggtgaggaggtgaggagtgaggaggtgaggaggtgaggaatgaggaggtgaggagtgaggaggtgaggaatgaggaggtgaggagtgaggaggtgaggagtAAGGAGGTGAGGAATGATGAGGTGAGGGGTGAGGAGGTAAggagtgaggaggtgaggagtgaggaggtaAGGAGGTGAGGAatgaggaggtgaggagtgaggaggtgaCGAGTGACGAGATAAGGaagtgaggagtgaggaggtgtGGAttgaggaggtgaggagtgaggaggtgagaagtgaggaaggaggaggtgaggagtgaggaggtgtGGATTAAGGAGATGAggagtgaggaggtgaggagtgaggagggaggaggtgaggagtgaagaggtgaggagtgaggaggtgaggagtgaggaggtgaggagtgaggagtgagaaggggaggaggtcaggagtgaggagtgaggaggtaaggagtgaggaggtgaggagtgaggagtgagaaGGGGAGGAGGTCAGGAGTGAGGAGCGAGGAGGTGAAgagtgaggaggtgaggagtgagaaggtgaggagtgaggaggtgtGGAttgaggaggtgaggagtgaggaggtgaggagtgaggTGAGGAGgtgagtgaggagtgaggaggtgaAGAGTTAGGAGGAGAGGAGGTGAGGAGTTAGGATGTGACGAGTTAGGAGGTGAGGAGTTaggaggtgaggagtgaggaggtaAGGAGTTAGGAGGTGGGGAagtgaggaggtgaggagtgaggaggtaAGGAGTGAGAATGTGAGAAATAAGGAGCTGAAGAGTAAGGAGGTGAGGAGTAAGGAGGTGAGGAATGAtgaggtgaggagtgaggaggtgaggaggtgaggagtgaggaggtgaggaggtgaggagtgaggaggtgaggagtgaggaggtgaggagtgaggaggtgaggagtgaggagggaggaggtgaggagtgaggaggtgaggaggtgaggaatgaggaggtgaggagtgaggaggtgaggagtgaggaggaggtgaggaggtgagtgaggaggtgaggagtgaggaggtgaggagtgaggaggtgaggaggtgaGGAATGAGGAGGTGAGGAatgaggaggtgaggagtgaggaggtgaggaggtgaggagtgaggaggtgaggagtgaggagggaggaggtgaggagtgaggaggtgaggaggtgaAGAGTGAAGAGGTGAGGAGGTGAGGAATGAGGAGGTGAGGAatgaggaggtgaggagtgaggaggtgaggagtgaggagtgaggagtgagaaGGGGAGGAGATCCGaagtgaggagtgaggaggtaaggagtgaggaggtgaggaggtgaggagtgaTGAGGTGTGGATTGAGtaggtgaggagtgaggaggtgaggagtgaggTGAGGAGgtgagtgaggagtgaggaggtgaAAAGTTAGGaggtgaggaggtgaggagttaggaggtgaggagtgaggaggtgaggagtgaggaggtgaggagtgaggaggtgaggagtgaggagtgaggaggtgaggagtgaggaggtgtGGAttgaggaggtgaggagtgaggaggtgaggagtgaggagggaggaggtgaggaatgaggaggtgaggaggtgaagagtgaggaggtgaggaggtgaggggtgaggagtgaggaggtgaggagtgagggGGTGAGGAGTTaggaggtgaggagtgaggagcTGAGGAGTCAGGAGGTGGGGAagtgaggaggtgaggagtgaggaggtgaggagtTAGGAGGTGAGGAGTGAGGTGGTGAGGAGTTaggaggtgaggagtgaggagtgaggaggtgaggagtgagggGGTGAGGGGTTaggaggtgaggagtgaggagtgaggaggtgaggaattaggaggtgaggaggtgaggagtgagAAGTGAGGGGGTGAGGAGTTAGGAGGTGAGGAGTGAGTAGGTGAGGAGTGAGGAGATGAGTGAGGTGAGGAGgtgagtgaggagtgaggaggtgaAGAGTTaggaggtgaggagtgaggaggtgaggagtgaggaggtgaGGACTTAGGAGATGGGGaagtgaggagtgaggagtgaggaggtgaggagtTAGGAGCTGGGGAAGTAAGGAGGTGGGGAagtgaggaggtgaggagtgaggaggtgaCGAGTGAGGAGTGAGGGGGTGAGGAGTTAGGAGGTGAGGAGTTAGGAGGTGGGGAagtgaggaggtgaggagtgaggagtgaggggGTGAGGAGTGAGGGGGTGAGGAGTTaggaggtgaggagtgaggagtgaggaggtgaggagtTAGGAGGTGGGGAagtgaggaggtgaggagtgagggAGTGAGGAAGGTGACAAGGTTTGGATGTCCAACCCATCACGCCGGAGCCTTCCAGCTTTTGTCCTCGACACGTGACTTCACCTGTAGGATCTGACCTTCTGGCCGACAGAAAAGCGACCGTGGGGCGGTGGAAGGGGGCAGGGCAGAGGTGAAGGCAGGGGTGGCCTCTACCCTCTGCCCACCTGTGAGGAGAAGCCGGATGCAGTCTGGGAAGACACGTCTGATGCCTTCCATCTGGGGCACTCCCGAGACACAGCAAGTTCCCCCAGAGCTGCCCTCTGCCCCCCCAGATGCTGCCCCCAGCCCCAAAGCATCCCTGTGCTCACCTCTCCACCGTCTCGCAGAAGAGCACGATGACCTCCTGCTGCACGTAGTACTCCCTGGGGGACTTCACAGGCACCATAGCCGACACGTAGCTGCAAACACATAGAGACCTGTGAGGCCGCACCTGGGCCATGGCGGGGCCTCTCCAAAACAGAGGCGGGGGCATCTTCAATTAAACCTGCAATACTGggcaaggtgggggtggggggcctcacgcctgtaatcccagcatgttgggagtctgaggtgggaggatggcttgagcccaggagttcgaggcaacacagcaagacctcatctcaacaaaaaataaaaaagtgggctgtggtggtggcatgcacctacagtctctgctacttgggaggctgaggtgggaggatcacttgcgcccaggagttggaggctgcagtgaatggtgatggtgccactgcattccaggctgggtgacaaagcaagaccttgtctctcaaaatacacatacacatacacacacacacacacacacacacacacacacacacacccacaccaccaCCCCATTTCGGCAGTTTCATAGTACACAGCTCCTGCCAGCCAGGCCTACTCCAGGCCTTCCCTTGAAACCCCAGCCCTGCCCATGCGGGACAGTTGTGCCAGCTCCCAGGGCTCACCCTGGAGCCTGACCACCCTGGACCCAGTGCTGCTCATGTGCAGGACCATCCCCCACCTTGGCACTAGCCTTAATGGGGGAGAGAGAAACGAATGAACGCGTGTACGGGTGGGTGAACAACCCGCAGCCCCACATGGACCTCTGCACGTGGACCTCCACAGACACGGAAGCcagcccaggctgggcacagaggcttgCAGGAGGCCTGCCAGTGGCTGTGAGAGGTGATGGCTTGTCCAACCCTTCCCCAGATGACAgcactttctttccttctaaaTCACTAactctaggccaggtgcggtagctcacatctgtaatcccagcactttgggaggccgaggccagcagatcacttgaggtcagcctggccaacatggtaaaaccctgtctctactaaaaacacacaaaaaaattagccaggcgtagtggcggccacctgtaatcccaactacttgggaagctgaggcaggagaatggcttgaactcaggaggcagaggttgcagtgagctgagaccgtgccactgcactccagcctgggcaacagagagagactccgtctcagaaaataaataaataaataaataaataaacaaattaaataaataaataaatcactaaCTCTAATTTTTTCTTATGGAAGCTGATTTAGAAAATCTGgggaagacaagaaaataaaactcgaTTGTCCGTGCTCTTGCTTGCTGGAGAGGAACGCCCTTAACGCATTGGTTGATCGCCTTCTAGGGGCCAGTAGATTGCAAGATGAAACATTTTTACTAACTGGAACCTCCGCGGATACCATCTGCctccgttttttgttttttgttgttgttgttttgagatggagtctcgctctgtcgcccaggctggaatgcagtggccggatctcagctcactgcaccctctgcctcccaggttcaagcgattctcttccctcagcctcccgattagcgcaccaccaggcccggctaattttttgtatttttttttagtaaagacggggtttcatcatgttagccaggatggtctggatcttctgacctcgtgatccgcctgcctgggcctcccaaagtgctgggattacaggcgtgagccaccgcacctgcctgGCTGCCTCCGTTTTCTTCTCACTTCCTGTGATGTCTCCGCATCTTCCGAGGCATCATTCATGTTTGGCCCCTTGGGCCTCTCCAAAGCCCTTCCCCTGGAGGCCCCACGGCGGCCAGATCCACACCTGTGTCCTCTGTGCTCACCCCACTCCCTGGAAAGATGCCCCACCTCACCTCCAAGCTGTGCTCTGCAGGGCTTAACCCCACCCACAGGCGGCCCTGAACCCGCCTGGCTCCTCCCTCTGCGGAATTTTCCAGCTTGAAGTATCAGGGTGAGCCCCGGAAGCTGGCACAACCGTCCCCCAGCTCATACAGCCAGGGCTGTGGACCCACAGCCGCAGTACCTGAGCTCGAACTCGGCGAACAGGACGTCGAAGTGCCTCAGCGCCTCCCTCATCTTCTCTGTGTAGGTGTTCAGGTCCCGCAGCGCCTGGTCGCGGAGGGCGCCCCGCACGTCCTCCAGGCTGCGCGTCAGCTCCTTGGCCAGCGGGCGCATGGCCATGCTCTCCAGCTCCCGGTTCATGATGATGGAGCCGGCGGCCAGGCACTGCGGGAGGGGACGCGCTCAGGGAGGGGCCCGGGTGAGGGCCAGGCTCTCAGGGGTCGCCGGCCGGGGGAACCTGACTGCGCACCTCAGGGCTCCTCTTCTCACCCCAGAGCACAGGCCAGCTCCTGTTCCCGGTCCCCACAGGAGGTTTTTCTTACATTCAGAGCAATCGTGAAGGCGATAACCAATGTCCCCCAATGTGACCCACGGGGTCCTCACAGGGCCTCAGGAGCAGGGAGGGCAGGGCGTGGCaggacagggcagggcaggggaggggatggcaggggaggggaggggagagtggaCTGAGGCCCTTGGGTCTGGGGGCTCCATGCAGGAGGAACCCTGGCCACGTGACTCTTTTCCCCTCCCCGTCCAGGCCACAGGGATGAAGGTCAGGGAGCTTGGAACTTCCAGGCTCCACATTCAGGTCTGTGCTCCCAGGGATGAAGCGGCCGGGCTGATCCGGGCCCAAGGCCCCCAGCCTATCTAGGGAGACACAGACACCACCTGTCAACTTGCTCACCGCCAGAGAAACACAACCTTCCCTGGAACGGAGACTCATCAGTGTGAGAGTCCGTGGGCTCCTGGGCAGGTAAGGAGGGCTCCTCCGCACCCACAAATCCACCCATGTCTGCCCTGGGCGCTGCGAGGCAGCTCCTCAGTGTGCACTCAGCAACTGGGAATTTCACCAAGGTGCTCCCTGGCACGGGGGCTGAGTCCAGGCCCTGGTGGACCTGTTGTCACAGGGAGGCTTGTCTAGAGGCCGGGGCCTCACCAGGTTTAGGCTAGAACCAATCCACCTGCTGTCCCCTCAGGGATGATCAGCTGATGCAGGACAAGAAGCCATTTcccaggtgacagaatgagatggcTGCTGATCTCCCCAGGCCCATGCTGCGGGTGGGCACAGAGCTTGGGGCACCAGGACCACACAAGGAGCTGTGCACACCCCTGCGCATGCATGCCCCTGCCAGGCCAGCTGGGCACAGAACCTGCTCCATCTCATGACTGCCCCAGGACCCACTCCACagaggtggaaactgaggctggggaggagggagaaccTGCCCGCGGGCCCCTGTAACTAACCCAAGCCTTGGCAGAGGACACCCCAACCAGGTGGCTCAGAAGGTGGGGTGAGCACGGTGGACACAGGGACGGGGCAGCGTGGGATGAAGACTCCGCACCCCAGGGATTCCTagagaggggaggtggggaggatggGGACGGCACAATAGAGAGGGCGGCAGTGTCGGGGCCAAGGTCAGGCTCGGGAGCACGGcaaggggaggaggctggggggtCCGCAtggtgggggcctgggggagaCTGTTCCCGCCACCTGGAAGGGCACCTTCCTctcggtgcctcagtttcctcattggaaGATGAAGATGACAGGCTACTGCCAAATGTGGCCCGCGTGGGGCTGCAGCACAGCTCCCCAGCCCCCGCTGCTGCCCGTGCTACAGGGCGGGAGGGGAGCACTCGTTCCTGATGTGGGCATTACTGCCATTAACAACCACTTTTAGGTCCTGGCTGTCTGGGGGCCTGAGAACCTCATAAAAACCACATGGGAAATTTAATTTGTATGTATAGTTTTGGGGGCACCAGTTCATGGCTTTCCCAGATCCTCCAGGGGTGCACGGCCTACCAGGCTCAGACCACACCACGTAACCCAGAGTGGACGGAGCTCTTGGAGGAGACACCAGGTCCCGGCACCTGCAGGCACCCATGCACGAGGTTCGCAGGGACACGTCTAGATACCACCCCACATCAGGACCTCTGAACCCAGGTGGCCACCCGCTACCTCGGCACCGAACCACAGCTGGCCGGCCAGGTTGTCGTGCCGGATCTCCTCAGGGAACTTGACGCAGAAATCTCTGGGGGCGCGGTCCTGGGGGATGCACTCATCCATGATCTGGTTAATGATGTTCAACACATTGTCCTGAAACAGAAGACAGGAGAAAGTGCGCCAATCGCTGTGTCCAGCTGGCGGCCGCCATGTACTGCTGGAAAACACGCACGGTGCATGTGACTGTTTTTTAGGATTATTAAAGTGATAGAggaggctaggcacggtggctcatgcctataatgccagcactttgggaggccgaggcgggtggtttacctgagg
This window harbors:
- the ZFYVE28 gene encoding lateral signaling target protein 2 homolog isoform X4, whose translation is MMNRFRKWLYKPKRSDPQLLARFYYADEELNQVAAELDSLDGRKDPQRCTLLVSQFRSCQDNVLNIINQIMDECIPQDRAPRDFCVKFPEEIRHDNLAGQLWFGAECLAAGSIIMNRELESMAMRPLAKELTRSLEDVRGALRDQALRDLNTYTEKMREALRHFDVLFAEFELSYVSAMVPVKSPREYYVQQEVIVLFCETVERALDFGYLTQDMIDDYEPALMFSIPRLAIV